AAAGTGGTGGCAGGAAAAGGTGGAGGTTAAAACCAAGGAAGCTGCCAAGCAGTCCATCACCCAACCAGCTGGTGTAAAGGAGCCTTGTGAAATCAAAATGGCAAAAAGAGGAGTGCAGCAGGGCAGGGGAGGTTCTAGGTGTGTAGCAGTAGCTGTAACCAAAGCACCAGCTCCAGCTCCCATCAGGGGAGGGAAGGCTGTCCGGAATCCAGCCAAAACCCCTGCAGCCAGGTTTGTACTGAGTAAGGTGTTTGTAGATACATGGTTTAGATGGTTTCCCCTTTCCCATTGTCATAGCATGAATGATTTCCTATGGATTTATAGCCTGTATAGCTTTGCCTTGCTTCTTATGTATGAAGCAAAAACAGCCTTTTACCATTTATGATTCTGGGTCTGCTAtatgaaaagacaaaacaacaacaaacaaccaaactaacaaaaaaacagacttttcaCTTGAATATTAAATAGGTTTGTATTACGCTTTCTCTCCTGTAGGGGGAGTTCTGGAGCAGCTGCCAAGCCAGATAGGGTGAAACTTTCTAGTAATAGCGCTAAACCTCAGCTCCCGCTCAACAAGTCTAAACATGACAGTTTCTCTGATACTTTAAGGACAGCTGAGGGTAAGGCATTACAGAGGCAAGTCTGAGAAACTGAAAATCCTTTCTTGGTGAGGTGTGAACAGGTTTTGCAagctacaataaaaacaaaaactacacagaGAAAATCTAAATCTTGATGATAAAAGAGGGCTTatacatttttctgtttaagaaGTTCAAATATAATGCTGTTTAACTGAAGGTATGAGAACAGTGGTATTGATAACTTGAAATGCAGATGATTTGACTTGTTTAGCACCACTGtcataaatatacaaattttcTTTACTTAAGGTTTTTGGTTTCCAAGAACATTAAATGGGTACAATATGGGCTTAAAAACAATCTCTGTTCAGTTGCTGTGACAGAAAAAATCCATGAGTCCAGTCTGATGAACCGCAGATCTCATGCAGCAAGACTGGGTCTGGCTCGAGCTTACTCACGATCTCCAAACACCCAGGACCAAGCAATACAGCTATACCAAGAGGTCATCGCAATGGCACCAGAGGTCAGTTatcttttatatttgcattttaaagcGTTTCCCAAAGTTTCACAATAGCTTCCAGTCACATTAAGTAAGGATTTTATTAACATGTTCTTTCTCCCACCAACTCTGTGGAAGAGCCACATGTTCTGCTGTTGGACTAGAAAATTAAACTATATATATTCAGACTTTAAAGTCTCCTGTTCAGGACTTGAAAATGTCATTATTTGATCATTTGATTCAAATTTAGCTGAGATTTCTGAGTAAATACTTTCATACATCTCATCTACAGTGAATATACTCATTCAAGAACATTTAGGAAAAAGATTTCCCATTACATGTCTTCGATATTTAGAAAACCTCTAAAAGTTgtagtttaaatatttttaaagagtCTCAAGCTCTTGGTGTTTATCTGGTTTAATGCAGATCAAATATAATTAATGAACTGACTGTTTAGATCCATGATGCCTACATTGAGCTTGCGCAGCTGCTGGAGCCATCCGACCCTAAGGCTGCTTTGGATGTATACTGCAAATTCCCTTTGAAGCCTGTGGCTGAGCAAAACTTCGAGGATGCCTTCATCACAGGAGAGATTGTGCGCATACTGATGTCTGAGGAGCAGTACGACCACCCACAGCTTGGCCCCAGCCTCATAGCTTATGGCAAAGTCATGGGCCTAAGTGAttactgtttattattattattataaatactATAAACACGTGGTATTAGCTTTGGAAAAAGTAAGACTTGAACAGTAAAAAGTTATTTACAGAAACCTTTAGAGTTTAAAcaaaatgtgtagttaaataacttttaaattattttgaatGGACATGGAGAGCATCTACCTATAAAGTGTGAGTGTTGCTTATTAAGATTGCCAGCTAGAGATACATTTTTAGGTGTAAAAAAATACTGGTTTACCATGATTTTCTTTATAGGCAGCTGGACTATATTTACCAAATGTGTTGTACGGAAATCATGCTGCCAGACCCATGTGACATGCCATGTCATGTTATTTATAGAGATGTATCACATTCAGCTGGTGTGATTGACAGATAGATGGCATATTGCATACTAAATAGTAATACATATATGGTGACTGCTGTCAAATAAACTGTCTGGCCACAGGTCAAGTCAGGATATAATAATGTAGTTATATAaagatatttaatattttgtcaGACACACCCAGACAACATGACATGCTACAATATTTTTGTCAGTGTGAGTGAACTAATTTTGATATGCAAATCTGTGGCTGTGTTTGCAGGTTGCATAGACAATTACATTCACATTTTGGATGGAAAGTCTAAGACCAAGCTGCTAAAGACCGTCTACGCGGGGATCCACAACAGAAAAGAGGATGATGAGGATCTGCAGAACTTCTTCAAGTTCAAGTGCTGGATATgatgtttttggttgtttgcCTTGTTGATGTAAAAAATTCGGAGTCTTCAGTTTAATTCTAGTCTCTTCTCCCTGACTGCTGCGTATGGTAGGGTATTCACCATCTAGCCTTTTAAATGGCCCCCCACATTTCATTTCAAAGTGTAAATGACCATTAATGTTGTCCTCAAAAGAAATGGGACACACTAACACTTATAGTAGCATGCAAATCAAAGGGGTGATGTGCAACTGTGATTGGGCCTTTGTGTGTTCATAAACAAAACTACTTATCTTGACTACAATTACTACTGCAGTATGAAATAAGCCATTTGTATTTGGCTAAAGCCACtgagaaatcttttttttttttttaattcaaatacAGATTTAATTAGGAAAAACACCTCTTAAAAATGTCATGTCAAAAGCCACAACTTAAACAATAGACAAAAGTGAACTACAACAATCTTCACTGACAGTGCAACAACGGAAAACGTTTCAGTTTCCTCctacaaaaacagaaattgaTGAGTGAAAATAAATCTTGATCCCACAGTAATTCCAAGCCAGAGGctacagttattttttcatcCACATAGAAACTTTACAGGAAATGTATAACTGCGTTACAGGGATATTTCTCTGCAGTAAAGGATAATATTATCTGCTGGGCTCAGCCAgacaatacacatttttttagGGATATCCTTTAACAGAGGGAAAAAATGGCCAAACTCAAGTTTCCCAGTTAatctaaaatactttttttttaaaggagtaTTGATTGAAATGGACATGAGCAATCTCCAGGACTTGCAGTAGAAAATTGGTGTCTTCTACTAAAAGACTGCTCGTCATTAAGTCTGTGACTTACACACGGGTGGTGCAGCACTGCAgatacttatttgttttttgtttttcccataTTAGGCTTCACAGATCACAAAAAGTCTTTTATGCAGTGCAGTTGTTAAACTATGTTGAGTTTAGTGACAATAAGTACACGGACAGACTGGTCAAAAcccgaacacacacacaggccctGCTTGTCTGGGCTCCAGTCCAGGCTGGCAATTGGCTGAGTAGACAGAGTGACATTCTGTAAGAGGTTGACAGATCCAGCTACACCTACGTCAACACCATCAGAGTCTTTCTTGCATCTCTGAGCAGGATACTCACTGGAAATgacatcaaaacacaaaaaaattatggTTAGTTTACAGTTTACAGGAAAGACCATAGTGTCTGTTGACTGACTTGACTGGTTACTTACTATTTCCATAGATGTAGGTTGCCGGCTCCTCCTGTGGTCATAAAGATGTCTCTGTTCTGAGGCAAATGTCTCACCTGCCAAATGGTCGACTTATGAGCCTAAAACAGAGAAGAGTCATGTTTAGTACATAAAGTGTACCAAAAGACTGTAAAGAAAACCTTTCAACCACTTTAGACTGATAACAGTCACAAAGTGTGGCTTGTGCTGTTTTTAGAGATTCCTGTTTTGACTCTTCTTTGGTATGGACTTAAATTCAAAACACAAGTTAAATTTATATCATCAGTGGAATAGTCCGATCTCTGACATTGCATCTTTCCCTTGCTTCCATTGTCAAAAATGCTTCATTTTCCTTGGTTCAGCTGGacaaactgaatttgaaaaagcttttgttttgcatatgcAAAGTATCtccacaaaaaaatattttgcattaaaacacacaaaatatgtAGACATAGGAAAGGAAATTAAAAATCGAAACAGAAAAACCTCAGAATCCACTTGAAAGAGGCTGCTCTTGATGctttgaaaatgactgaaatctGATTTTGACTATAATGACCATTAAATACCATGATATTAATGGCGCCATCTCCAAcaacgatgaggcggcctacatggatgaagtgaagaatctggcatcatggtgccaggacaacaatctccagctgaacgttggcaagaccaaggagctggtggtggacttcagaaggagtcagcacagagactacaagcccattatcatcaatggagctccagtggagagggtgcagtccttcaagtgtctcggtgtccacatctcctcagacctgacatggtctgcccacattcagctccagaccaaaaaggctaggcagcgccggTACCAACTAACGACAattgaggaagttcagggtctctccaaagatcctcaggattttctatacaggcgctgtggagagcatcttcacacagaacatcacatcctggtttgggaacagctgtgttaaggaccaaaaagctcttcagagagtgatcgtccagcagaacgctgctgcaggattgctctccccccgcttcaggacacctacaccaggagatgccggactagagcagcgcagatactgaaggacccgtcccatcctggcaacaaactgttccaacttctgcaatccagtagaaggttccgcatcatccaggcaaggacagagagaggagcttctatccccaagccatccgggccctaaaccaaacccccacccccccccaacacacacacacacaccctctcacatcatccataagtgactgagacaggactcttTTCTAGACACTCTAAACCCACcggcacaatgtacatttcaaattcctttaattttaaatatgttcatattgtctattttgtaaaatagtcagattgtctattcttatttaattcacttaatgtacagaattcacctgcttgctgcatacatgctactactgcacattcacctaatgtatatattatatataatgttctCCCCCCCCCTTTTGCACAAGTGTcaggttacatttcactgtgtgttatacttgtataactatacatgtgacgaataaagaaccttgaaccttgtaAAGTCCATGTTGTATTTTAGTCTGAAATTCTTGGTGGAACCTTATGACTCATGGTTGGAGACACTGGTGTGCCAACTGTAGATTGCTCAGAAGAACTGGACAAATATTTAGAAAGCCAGGCCCCTGGATTTCCTGGGCCTAGCTAACACTTGGAAAGCTGGCTGTGCGCTAATCCTGGTTTAAGTGTAGTTTTTCCAGCGTTTTCCCACAAAAAGCCACACATCTCTTCCCTAACATGCCCAGTCTCGTTTTTTTGGCCGGTTACACAAAGGTAGTTAGACAAACATGACCCCAAACACTTCCAGCTGTAAAAACGGTCAAATTGCCATTTGCCCCCATTTCTTTCTATACCacacaaatgtaacaataacaataatagttCTAATAGCCTTTTGACATTTTTCCCATACATAGCGGCCAAATATCCATCTGAGTCACTCCACCCAGGTTAATTACCTTTTCAGAAACAGAGGCGAAGCCTTTGGTAGGGTGCTGGGTCCTCATGTCAAAAACGTGGAATTTTCCCTCCAGTGAAGTGGCCACCAGCTTGTTCATGTTGATGTCTTTCCTGTCAAACTCCACGCAACATACCTagtcaacaaaaaaataataatagaaatgAGTCACTCCCTGGATATTTACCACATGGCAAAGCTCCATCACAAATGATTTTACCATGCAGTAGAATGTGTTGAACTTGGCATAATGACTTCTGGCAGGTTTATACACAAGAGGAACTGAATGAAAGAGACAGCCATGTAATAAAATCAGAGTAATTCTTTGTACTGCTTATGGCATGTGAGGAAGTATTCACCTCAGACTGCTCTGTTGTTTTATGTGCAGTGTAAATGATGTGGGAAGTCATTTTCAGCTCTGTCTCCACATTTCACACCGTTTTTGTCTGCATTATAGTTCAAAATCTGTTATTTGTGCAAAGGAAATATTATGGGCCAAAAGAATTCAAcccttaaaaaaaagcattagcTTCAACTATTTTGATTCATGTTTGGttgaatcagaaaaaaaaagtagaaaatgtATATATGCCACATACTGACAATTTTTTCTTTCACCTCACCCCATTTTTAATGTTCGTTTCCCACCGTAGAGACATATTCCGCAGATCGAAGAGTTTGATGTCACCATTGTCATATCCAGCACAAACACAGCGGTCCTGATCATTAAAGGCATGacctgaaatgtaaatgtaaaggaTATTTTAAGCCTGGGAAAGATcattgaaaacaaacacaaaggcaCAACATAGGTTTATGGCTGCATTTTCATAGGTGTTCATGctcatgtgcttttttttttttcactgttccATCTGTTTGCACCTTTTGTGTTTGGATGGCATGGATCAGGATGTTCTTAAAACAGTatacatgaaaaacaaacaaaaacaaaagttttgtTTGTCATGTCTTATCAGTTATGTGCAGTGCATTACAGCAGCTTTATTTATGGTGGCTGATAAGTTAGCATtgttgcttcacagcaagaGTGTCCTTTGTCTGACCCAGAACAGGGTGCTTCTCTCTGGAGTTTGAATATTCTCTCCTGACGTTGTACCTTTGACCAAGGGACTAGCTGGAATTTGGGCTGTGTTCTGCTGTTTAAAATTCAGAGAAATAATCCCCTTTACTAGGTATAAAGAAATCCCTCAAattgtacacaatagaatataTGATAAATATTGTTTTACTGCTTCTTAGTATTAATATAACCTATGACTGTATTAGTTCTTATCACTATCAAAAATGCATTACAGTCCTGTCCCTGTGGATACAGATAAAGTGGAGAGCATGTTTTTAAACTTTACTTGTGGAAGCTGGTACTTCGGTCCTCAAGAAAATAATGTTCTGTGAGGACCCTGTTAAGGGGCACAAGCTGTAACAGTGTCCTTTATACTACCACAACTATTGCAGGAGCCTAAACCTCTTCAGACTTCATGTTCTTTTCTGCACACCATGGAAGTAGGGGAAGCACCAGCACTATCAACTTAGTTTCTGAAGAATATTTTACAAACCAAAAGCAACAGTCCAGCAGTCCCTCTTGGTTTCTCCTTCCATTGGCTCCATGTTGGCTACAGGGGAATCCTTCTGTCTGGGATCCCACACCTTGACTGTACCTATTAAAATACAATCATGTAGGATCTAGTCTTATTTTCATGTACTTTACTTTCCCACTATCATTGCACTGAAAAGTAATTACAatctagtttgtttttgttttttttaatgctcttaCCATCTCTGCTTCCGGTGACGATCTCAGGCGCACCATCACCAATCCCCAGACCACCAACACCATCAATACTATTCACTATCTCTTTGTGGGCCTTTACAGCATATACGGGCACATCCGGGGTCTCTAGATTCCTGTGAACCACAGGACATCTGTACTGAATAAGTCTAATGTCGACgtaacagatttttaaaatatcatttccattacattttttattccaTTCCAATTATAACTGTCTTTGGGATTGAACCAGCTTTGAATATAAGATCTACAATTAACATAAGAAGTGTTTTTTGGTTAAAAATAGAATTTAAACCTTGCTTTCCCAGTTTGATTCTTGCTATTACAGGCACAACACTTATAATTGGTGTATACAATACCATATATTGAGATTTCCATCAAAATCCCCTGTTGCTATGTGTCTTTGCTGAAGAGACGTGGCCCCAAATGTTCCACACTTTATAGCTTTAGGTTTCTCTACCTGAAACATATCAGAGGTAAGAGTTTGTTTAGTTTCGTGAATGGGACAATTCAACATATAATGGAAAAGCAGTGTGGAAGGagtgcagtgaaaatgtattttcatcaggccaaaagcagcaaaacagccaCCATGTTTGATTGTTTGGTATGATGTTCTCTTATGAAATGGTGTGTTAGTATTACGCCAGATGTAACATGATTCAAACCTCCTAgaaagttcaacttttgtctcTTTGTCAATTCACAGAATAATGGGGAACATCaatttgttgttcttgtttttttagctAATGTGAGATGGCCCTTTGTGTTCATTTTGGTCAGAAGTGGTTTTCACTACGGAACTCTCCCATAGATGCCATTTTTACCGATTCTCTTTCTTATCATTGAATCATGAATACTGACCTTAACTAAGACGTTCTTGTCTTATACTAACATTTGCTTGATCATTTGAAACATGCGTGACAAATATGCAAGAACATAAGAAATTGGGAAGAGGGCAA
The Pelmatolapia mariae isolate MD_Pm_ZW linkage group LG13, Pm_UMD_F_2, whole genome shotgun sequence DNA segment above includes these coding regions:
- the dnaaf10 gene encoding dynein axonemal assembly factor 10, producing MSSPLSKPQIITHIQKSLNYTVFDSKWIPCSAKFVCLGNFPSGTGVIQIYEVHQGEAQLIKEVEKPKAIKCGTFGATSLQQRHIATGDFDGNLNIWNLETPDVPVYAVKAHKEIVNSIDGVGGLGIGDGAPEIVTGSRDGTVKVWDPRQKDSPVANMEPMEGETKRDCWTVAFGHAFNDQDRCVCAGYDNGDIKLFDLRNMSLRWETNIKNGVCCVEFDRKDINMNKLVATSLEGKFHVFDMRTQHPTKGFASVSEKAHKSTIWQVRHLPQNRDIFMTTGGAGNLHLWKYEYPAQRCKKDSDGVDVGVAGSVNLLQNVTLSTQPIASLDWSPDKQGLCVCSGFDQSVRVLIVTKLNIV
- the LOC134639646 gene encoding uncharacterized protein LOC134639646, producing MQERTCHLAVVTTPRDSHALCLLGLAQLAQYDNNPNSERSKEAISDAFLSLQASIKVELKTQIGEPPEQLTKQKWWQEKVEVKTKEAAKQSITQPAGVKEPCEIKMAKRGVQQGRGGSRCVAVAVTKAPAPAPIRGGKAVRNPAKTPAARGSSGAAAKPDRVKLSSNSAKPQLPLNKSKHDSFSDTLRTAEVAVTEKIHESSLMNRRSHAARLGLARAYSRSPNTQDQAIQLYQEVIAMAPEIHDAYIELAQLLEPSDPKAALDVYCKFPLKPVAEQNFEDAFITGEIVRILMSEEQYDHPQLGPSLIAYGKVMGLSCIDNYIHILDGKSKTKLLKTVYAGIHNRKEDDEDLQNFFKFKCWI